The region TACCCTTTCCCCTTGTGCCCATAACCTTGCAGACCTTTTTCGTATTTCTGTCGGGAGCACTTCTTGGGTCGCGAGCCGGGGCCCTGGCCCAAGTCCTTTACCTGGGCATGGGGCTTATAGGGCTACCCATTTTCAGTGGAGGAGGGGGTCCTCAGTAC is a window of Thermovirga sp. DNA encoding:
- a CDS encoding biotin transporter BioY, producing the protein MRFPVRTMTLSALFAVLTAVGAFIRIPFPLVPITLQTFFVFLSGALLGSRAGALAQVLYLGMGLIGLPIFSGGGGPQY